In Chaetodon trifascialis isolate fChaTrf1 chromosome 6, fChaTrf1.hap1, whole genome shotgun sequence, one DNA window encodes the following:
- the LOC139332811 gene encoding alpha-(1,3)-fucosyltransferase 7 — protein MHLASMTTSGSQAFLFLLLLLLSSFSSLLYFRFLGQKVYQQKYHPDVFQRNISILLWHWPFGLSYKLRGNKCLEMYNISRCFLTDNKSAYSTADVVVFHHQELSRGLSSLPLHQDRPASQHWVWLSLEPPANNANLTQLNGLFNWTMSYRRDADIYIPYGMTMLGGDERDFQAVPNRTCLVSWVVSKYRPHQARSHVYQSLKKHIPIEVYGKWNKRPLSRRKLLPTIANCNFYLSFENSEAKDYISEKLWRNAFQTGAVPVVLGPSRATYEALAPPRSFIHVADFKSTADLGAYLKHVAADRQAYEKYFQWHRTHRIKIYTDWRERLCQICVQYPSLPAHRVYHDLESWVDS, from the coding sequence ATGCACCTGGCAAGCATGACAACATCTGGATCTCaagccttcctcttcctcctcctcctcctcctcagttccTTCTCATCCCTGCTTTATTTCAGGTTCTTGGGCCAGAAGGTTTATCAACAGAAATATCATCCAGATGTTTTTCAGAGAAATATCAGCATCCTGCTTTGGCACTGGCCATTTGGCCTCTCCTACAAGCTCCGTGGAAACAAATGCCTTGAGATGTACAACATCAGCCGCTGTTTCCTCACTGATAACAAATCTGCTTACTCCACTGCAGATGTGGTTGTCTTCCACCATCAGGAGCTAAGCAGAGGACTGTCCTCACTGCCCCTGCACCAGGATCGGCCAGCCTCCCAGCACTGGGTGTGGCTGTCTCTGGAGCCCCCTGCCAACAATGCAAACCTTACACAGCTCAATGGTCTCTTCAACTGGACGATGAGCTACAGACGTGATGCAGACATATACATCCCTTATGGAATGACCATGTTAGGAGGTGATGAGAGAGACTTCCAGGCTGTTCCAAACCGCACCTGCCTTGTCAGCTGGGTGGTCAGCAAATATAGGCCTCACCAGGCTCGGTCTCATGTTTACCAAAGTCTAAAGAAGCATATTCCCATTGAGGTGTATGGCAAGTGGAACAAGAGACCCCTGTCAAGGAGGAAGCTGTTGCCCACTATTGCAAACTGTAATTTTTACCTGTCTTTTGAGAACTCTGAGGCGAAGGACTATATCAGTGAGAAGCTCTGGAGGAACGCTTTTCAAACAGGAGCCGTGCCCGTGGTTCTTGGCCCAAGCAGGGCCACCTATGAGGCCCTGGCTCCCCCTCGTTCCTTTATCCATGTGGCTGATTTCAAGAGCACAGCAGATCTGGGTGCCTATCTGAAGCATGTggctgcagacaggcaggccTATGAAAAGTACTTCCAGTGGCACCGAACTCACAGAATAAAAATCTACACTGACTGGAGAGAAAGGCTGTGTCAGATCTGTGTTCAGTATCCCAGTTTACCAGCACACAGAGTCTATCATGACCTGGAGAGCTGGGTTGACAGCTAA